The following coding sequences lie in one Pelecanus crispus isolate bPelCri1 chromosome 27, bPelCri1.pri, whole genome shotgun sequence genomic window:
- the C27H19orf53 gene encoding LOW QUALITY PROTEIN: leydig cell tumor 10 kDa protein homolog (The sequence of the model RefSeq protein was modified relative to this genomic sequence to represent the inferred CDS: deleted 1 base in 1 codon): protein MAQGRPKAAAKRPGRAAAAAGTPARGARGPRKGGRTIAPKKLRVIQQQQLKKRLEVGIRMKIERDAVQRAAAGLPKKLAVVAAPPRPAAAPPKGKAKKGRG from the exons ATGGCCCAGGGCAGGCCCAAGGCAGCGGCCaagcggcccggccgggcggcggcagcggcggggacCCCGGCCcgaggggcgcgggggccgcGGAAGGGAG GCCGGACGATCGCCCCCAAGAAGCTCCGCGtgatccagcagcagcagctgaagaag CGCCTGGAGGTGGGCATCCGGATGAAGATCGAGCGGGACGCGGTGCAGCGCGCGGCCGCCGGGCTCCCCAAGAAGCTGGCGGTGgtcgccgccccc ccccgccccgccgccgcccccccgaAGGGCAAAGCCAAGAAGGGGCGGGGCTGA
- the CC2D1A gene encoding coiled-coil and C2 domain-containing protein 1A: MSKARRPPPGRGAAIARQMGLLVDLSPEGTAGDDAGDDAAELEAELLALVGGRAAPGEKPKGKTPLPMEAIEKMAALCMKDPDEEEEGDDDEELDDEDDLMAELQEVLDEGEGNGDAPAPPAKVPELPPEPSGIESTLAERAGMYRTAVASARQAGDSARVRRYERGLKLEEYRSDSAFYPCPCSFQTLENMLASVKKGKKIDEEEIPPPVALGKGASSPQPTLASPPPAARPGSPQPPTAPAPKPQPPPVLPKPQVLPVSSPETKPAPPLPSPHPGSDRAGAEALLRGRQREYKLAALHAKQRGDMETATKYYRVAKSFDSLLEAAGKGQPVEPSSVPPPPDQLPKDLLSPGQPQPAAAVPVPEAKPASPVADIPPAPRDTLEALQQRMERYKTAAAQAKGKGDDRKARMHERIVKQYQDAIRAHKAGKTVDFSELPVPPGFQPIQGAGTPSADQSIAGVLETAMKLASQEVREEDDGAEEAKPAARPAPARAAAASQPKQPPPPPRASSAGAPNSAGVAKPAPKTAAKAQQQLAFLEGRRKQLMQAALRAKQKNDIEGAKLFLRQAKGLDPMIE; encoded by the exons ATGAGCAAAGCCAGgaggccgccgccgggccgcggcgccGCCATCGCCAGGCAG atGGGTTTGCTGGTCGACCTCTCTCCGGAGGGGACGGCGGGGGACGACGCCGGGGACGATGCCGCCGAGCTGGAGGCCGAGCTGCTGGCGCTGGTGGGAGGCCGAGCTGCGCCGGGAGAGAAGCCCAAGGGGAAAA cccCTTTGCCGATGGAGGCGATTGAGAAGATGGCCGCTCTCTGCATGAAGGACccggacgaggaggaggagggagatgaTGACGAAGAGCTGGACGATGAAGACGATCTCATG GCCGAGCTGCAGGAGGTGCTGGACGAAGGGGAAGGGAACGGGGACGCGCCGGCGCCTCCCGCCAAG GTGCCGGAGCTGCCTCCGGAGCCCAGCGGCATCGAGTCCACGCTGGCGGAGCGGGCGGGCATGTACCGGACGGCCGTCGCCAGCGCCAGGCAGGCTGGGGACAGCGCCAGGGTGCGGCGTTACGAGAGGGGCCTCAAG CTAGAGGAATATCGGAGCGACAGCGCGTTTTACCCCTGTCCGTGTTCCTTCCAGACGCTGGAGAACATGCTGGCCTCCgtcaagaagggaaaaaagattgaTGAGGAGGAAATCCCCCCTCCGGTggcgctggggaagggcgcGAGCTCCCCGCAGCCCACCCTGGCGtcccccccgcccgctgcccgccccggctccccgcagcCACCCACCGCCCCTGCCCCCAAGCCGCAGCCGCCCCCCGTTCTCCCGAAGCCCCAGGTCCTGCCCGTCAGCTCTCCGGAGACAAAACCAGCTCCTCCCTTGCCGTCTCCCCACCCAG GCTCTGACCGTGCCGGCGCCGAGGCCCTGCTGCGCGGCCGGCAGCGGGAGTACAAGCTGGCAGCGCTGCACGCCAAGCAGCGCGGGGACATGGAGACGGCCACGAAGTATTACCGGGTCGCAAAG AGTTTTGACTCCCTGCTCGAAGCGGCGGGGAAGGGCCAGCCCGTGGAGCCGAGCAGCGTGCCGCCGCCTCCCG ACCAGCTGCCGAAGGATTTGTTGTCGCCCGGCCAGCCGCAGCCTGCCGCAGCGGTGCCCGTGCCGGAAGCTAAACCAGCATCTCCCGTGGCAG ACAtcccccctgctccccgggACACGCTGgaggctctgcagcagaggatGGAGCGGTACAAGACGGCGGCGGCGCAGGCCAAGGGCAAGGGAGACGACCGGAAGGCCCGGATGCACGAGCGCATCGTCAAG CAATACCAGGACGCCATCCGGGCGCACAAAGCGGGGAAAACGGTGGATTTCTCGGAGTTGCCCGTTCCGCCAG GCTTCCAGCCCATCCAGGGCGCGGGGACGCCGTCCGCAGACCAAAGCATCGCCGGAGTGCTGGAAACGGCCATGAAGCTGGCCAGCCAGGAGGTCCGCGAGGAGGACGACGGCGCTGAGGAGGCAAAG CCTgccgcccgccctgccccggcaagagccgccgccgcctcccagcccaagcagccgccgccgcctccccgaGCATCCTCCGCGGGTGCCCCCAATTCTGCCGGAGTGGCCAAACCAGCCCCCAAAACCGCTGCGAAAG cccagcagcagctggcgttcctggaaggcaggaggaagcagctgaTGCAGGCTGCCCTCCGCGCCAAGCAGAAGAACGACATCGAGGGGGCAAAGCTCTTCCTGCGCCAGGCCAAAGGGCTGGACCCCATGATCGAG
- the NANOS3 gene encoding nanos homolog 3 produces the protein MEHGPAFDMWRDYLGLAGVLAELLRERRDAGEGEAASASPASSASPGEPVCAFCKHNGEAKHVYTGHSLRDAEGRLRCPVLRSYVCPQCGATQDRAHTRRFCPLTRRGYTSVYSRSPRNSAGKRAAGGCGAPGAAAK, from the exons ATGGAGCACGGCCCGGCGTTCGACATGTGGAGGGACTACCTGGGGCTGGCCGGCGTGCTGGCCGAGCTGCTGCGGGAGCGCAGAGACGCCGGCGAGGGCGAAGCGGCGTCGGCGTCG CCGGCATCGTCGGCGTCCCCCGGCGAGCCTGTCTGCGCCTTCTGCAAGCACAACGGGGAGGCGAAGCACGTCTACACCGGGCACAGCCTGcgggacgccgagggccggctGCGGTGCCCCGTCCTGCGCAGCTACGTCTGCCCGCAGTGCGGGGCCACGCAGGACCGGGCGCACACCAGGCGCTTCTGCCCGCTCACCCGCCGCGGCTACACCTCCGTCTACAGCCGCTCGCCGCGCAACTCCGCCGGCaagcgggcggcgggcggctgcggCGCGCCGGGAGCCGCTGCGAAGTAG